Proteins encoded within one genomic window of Fragaria vesca subsp. vesca linkage group LG1, FraVesHawaii_1.0, whole genome shotgun sequence:
- the LOC101312761 gene encoding NEP1-interacting protein 1-like — MDFIAHPSRFSSSFSYSFGNIFERVKDFCNFALSAIIGNVFSAIFTFFFALVGTLLGAMTGALIGQETESGFVRGAAVGAISGAVFSIEVFESSLILWQSDESGIGCLLYLIDVIASLLSGRLVRERIGPAMLSAVQSQMGAVESSFEEIPNIFDTGGAKGLPGDSVEKIPQIIITSKNNVDASGDKVSCSVCLQDFQLGETVRSLPQCHHMFHLPCIDKWLLRHGSCPLCRRDL, encoded by the exons ATGGATTTTATAGCGCACCCATCTCGTTTCTCTTCGTCTTTTTCCTACTCATTTGGAAATATCTTCGAAAGGGTTAAGGATTTTTGCAACTTTGCGCTTTCTGCGATTATTGGGAACGTTTTCTCTGCGATCTTCACCTTCTTCTTTGCTTTGG TAGGCACCTTGTTAGGAGCTATGACCGGAGCTTTGATTGGCCAAGAGACTGAAAGCGGATTTGTTAGAGGAGCTGCGGTTGGAGCAATCTCAGGAGCTGTTTTCTCCATTGAAGTGTTTGAATCTTCCCTTATTCTTTGGCAGTCAGATGAATCCGGAATTGGGTGTCTTCTGTACTTG ATTGATGTCATTGCAAGCCTACTAAGTGGTAGATTAGTTCGCGAGCGAATTGGTCCAGCCATGTTAAGTGCAGTGCAAAGTCAG ATGGGAGCTGTTGAATCAAGCTTTGAAGAGATTCCTAACATCTTTGACACCGGTGGGGCCAAAGGATTGCCTGGAGATTCTGTTGAAAAGATCCCACAGATCATCATTACTAGCAAAAATAATGTGGATGCTTCTGGAGATAAAGTCTCTTGTTCAGTATGCCTTCAG GACTTTCAGCTTGGAGAGACAGTCAGAAGTCTACCACAATGCCATCACATGTTTCACCTGCCATGTATAGATAAGTGGCTCCTGAGGCATGGTTCTTGCCCACTTTGCAGAAGGGATCTGTGA